One segment of Senegalia massiliensis DNA contains the following:
- the moaC gene encoding cyclic pyranopterin monophosphate synthase MoaC, which produces MKLTHFNEKGRAHMVEVGEKNDTKRVAIARGTIKMKKETINSIRNGMIKKGDVLSVSQIAGIMGAKKTSNIIPMCHNIFLTGADISFRINEEEIEIESIVKTTGKTGVEMEALMAVNIAAMTIYDMCKAIDKDMIITNVRLIEKTGGKSGKYVRGESR; this is translated from the coding sequence ATGAAACTTACTCATTTTAATGAAAAAGGCAGAGCTCACATGGTAGAAGTGGGAGAGAAAAATGATACTAAAAGAGTAGCCATAGCTAGAGGAACAATAAAGATGAAAAAAGAAACAATTAATTCCATAAGAAATGGTATGATAAAAAAAGGAGATGTATTGTCAGTTTCTCAAATAGCAGGTATAATGGGAGCTAAAAAGACAAGTAATATAATTCCAATGTGTCATAATATATTCTTAACAGGAGCAGATATTAGTTTTAGAATAAATGAAGAGGAAATAGAAATAGAGTCTATTGTGAAGACAACAGGTAAAACTGGAGTTGAAATGGAAGCTTTAATGGCTGTAAATATTGCTGCAATGACAATATATGATATGTGTAAAGCTATAGATAAGGATATGATTATCACAAACGTAAGACTCATAGAAAAGACTGGTGGTAAAAGTGGTAAGTATGTAAGGGGAGAATCAAGATGA
- a CDS encoding spore germination protein encodes MKKLSDLFRKKNKKTKKSLEINNVYIDETIEKDLNKNINIIKEEFGESSDLVIKQFCSSVNLGIEMSIVYIDGLADKKIINESVLKSLMNNSECKEVKEEVKNKNLLKYIEENIILDSEIKKANKFKDLFLHILSGDSVILVDGFNTCFVISTKGFEDRGVQEPSSQNVIRGPRDGFCETLRTNISLIRRRIKNTNLRIEQKVIGEETNTNIAIVYVKGIADEKIINEVRYRIDKIKIDSILESGYIEELIQDEPYTLFPTIYNTERPDSVSAGLLEGRIAILVDGTPFVLLVPALFVQFFQSPEDYYQRADISSLIRILRYVAFFLALLTPSLFIAVTTFHQEMIPPALLISIVAQREGIPFPALIEALIMELTFEILREAGVRMPKAIGTAISIVGALVLGEAAVQAGLVSPAKVIVVSITSLASFISPSYNLAMTVRILRFIFMLLAASFGLFGVALGLLTMLLHLCSLRSFGIPYMYPLAPLNLSGQKDTLIRTPLWRMFKRPKLISSKNSVRQQNPTDAKPKKP; translated from the coding sequence ATGAAGAAATTAAGTGATTTATTTAGAAAAAAAAATAAGAAAACAAAAAAATCATTGGAAATAAATAATGTATATATAGATGAGACAATAGAAAAAGACTTAAATAAAAATATAAATATCATAAAAGAAGAATTTGGAGAGAGTAGTGATTTAGTCATTAAACAATTTTGCTCTTCAGTAAATTTAGGAATAGAAATGTCAATTGTATACATAGATGGTTTAGCAGATAAAAAGATTATAAATGAATCTGTACTTAAGTCTCTTATGAATAATAGTGAATGTAAAGAGGTTAAAGAAGAAGTTAAGAACAAGAATTTATTAAAATATATAGAAGAAAATATTATATTAGATAGTGAAATAAAAAAAGCTAATAAATTTAAAGATTTATTTTTACATATTTTATCTGGAGATTCTGTAATTTTAGTAGATGGGTTTAATACTTGTTTTGTGATATCTACCAAGGGATTTGAAGATAGAGGTGTTCAAGAACCTAGTAGTCAAAATGTTATAAGAGGACCTAGAGATGGATTTTGTGAGACACTTAGAACTAATATTTCTCTTATAAGAAGAAGAATTAAAAATACAAATCTTAGAATCGAACAAAAAGTAATAGGGGAAGAAACTAATACAAATATAGCAATTGTATATGTAAAAGGTATAGCAGATGAAAAAATAATAAATGAAGTTAGATATAGAATAGATAAAATAAAAATAGATAGCATTTTAGAAAGTGGATATATTGAAGAACTTATTCAGGATGAGCCGTATACATTATTTCCTACAATATATAATACTGAAAGGCCTGATAGTGTTTCAGCAGGGCTATTGGAAGGTAGGATAGCAATATTAGTAGATGGAACACCTTTTGTACTTTTAGTTCCTGCATTATTTGTACAATTTTTTCAATCACCTGAGGATTATTATCAACGAGCGGATATATCTAGTTTAATTAGAATACTTAGATATGTAGCATTTTTTTTAGCATTACTTACTCCTTCGTTATTCATAGCTGTAACTACTTTTCATCAAGAAATGATACCACCTGCTCTCTTAATAAGTATTGTTGCTCAGAGAGAAGGTATACCATTTCCCGCTTTAATAGAAGCCTTAATAATGGAGTTAACATTTGAGATATTAAGAGAAGCAGGAGTAAGAATGCCTAAAGCAATTGGAACCGCAATATCTATAGTGGGAGCATTAGTATTGGGTGAAGCAGCAGTTCAAGCTGGACTCGTTTCTCCTGCAAAAGTAATAGTTGTATCAATAACCTCACTAGCTAGTTTTATATCACCTTCTTATAATTTAGCAATGACAGTTAGAATATTAAGATTTATATTTATGTTACTTGCAGCAAGTTTTGGACTTTTTGGAGTTGCACTTGGTTTACTTACTATGTTACTTCACCTTTGTAGTTTAAGATCTTTTGGAATACCATATATGTATCCTTTAGCACCACTTAATCTAAGTGGACAAAAAGATACATTAATTAGAACACCACTATGGAGAATGTTTAAAAGACCTAAACTTATTTCAAGTAAAAATTCTGTACGTCAGCAAAATCCTACAGACGCAAAGCCAAAGAAACCATAA
- a CDS encoding MOSC domain-containing protein, whose protein sequence is MIKGRVLAINISTQKGTIKKPIEKGVFKTNHGLIGDAHAGDWHRQVSLLAYESIDKMRKMGVEGLGSGKFAENITTKGIILHELSIGTKLRIGSTIQEVTQIGKECHTGCEIATKVGKCIMPTEGIFTKIIREGVIKPGDVIEEI, encoded by the coding sequence ATGATAAAGGGTAGAGTTTTAGCTATTAATATAAGTACACAAAAAGGCACAATTAAGAAACCTATAGAAAAAGGAGTTTTTAAAACAAATCATGGTTTAATTGGAGATGCTCATGCAGGTGATTGGCATAGACAAGTAAGTTTGTTGGCATATGAAAGTATAGATAAAATGAGAAAAATGGGAGTAGAAGGTTTAGGCAGTGGTAAATTTGCAGAAAATATTACTACTAAAGGCATAATACTTCATGAATTATCAATAGGTACAAAACTTAGAATAGGTAGTACAATTCAAGAAGTTACACAGATAGGAAAAGAGTGTCATACAGGATGTGAAATAGCAACAAAAGTAGGTAAATGCATAATGCCAACAGAAGGTATATTTACAAAAATAATAAGGGAAGGTGTAATAAAACCAGGAGATGTTATAGAAGAAATATAG